The following are encoded in a window of Coffea eugenioides isolate CCC68of unplaced genomic scaffold, Ceug_1.0 ScVebR1_57;HRSCAF=291, whole genome shotgun sequence genomic DNA:
- the LOC113758578 gene encoding uncharacterized protein LOC113758578, which yields MHGIKFVAVCEPKAGISQIESIRLRLSFDTVEANTSGNIWVFHSSPFLCSMEKRGERASGNNEGRELLFFMKEAAVFDAGFTGSKFKWCNNRRGQARIWKRLDRLLINGECSTLTSSITVTPLARHPSDHAPLKISFVSRLDAKPCPFRFLNDVARSPLQILCTKLVATRGAIREWNKNSFGNVFEAVCMAEEEFWSQKARVKWLRYGDSNSKYFHATVQQRRVQGAIHRVRNMNGDWVENDEGIANAAISYFSNLFSKLDSADSGMLHLIPSLITREDNMALEEYPSMEEVKRAVFGMDGTAQRTQMGLLTGFIKGRSITENFLLVQEIIMGIRKKARGGNVALKLDMSKAYDRVGRIFLVNVLLEVCVKETPLSPALFIIGAEVLSRGLNSLVTQLGFWGFKIPRGCAQVTYLAFVDDVIIFANGSSEALKLIMHMLAIYQRASGQLINTQKCGYLMYFSMPPARRRVVECLTGFSRQHFPVRYLGFPLYFGRSKSTHYEEVCQAILGRVLSWKSKFLSPGGRIVLIKHVLSPIPIHLLSAAVMPM from the exons ATGCATGGTATCAAATTTGTTGCAGTATGTGAACCCAAGGCAGGGATTTCCCAAATTGAGTCCATTAGGCTACGGCTGTCATTTGACACAGTCGAGGCCAACACATCGGGCAACATATGGGTTTTCCATAGTTCACCTTTTCTGTGCTCCATG GAGAAGAGAGGAGAGCGGGCTTCTGGCAACAACGAGGGTCGAGAGCTATTGTTCTTTATGAAGGAGGCTGCGGTCTTTGATGCGGGATTCACGGGATCAAAATTCAAATGGTGTAACAATCGAAGGGGACAAGCAAGGATTTGGAAAAGATTGGATAGACTATTGATTAATGGAGAATGTTCAACGTTGACATCGTCCATTACAGTAACTCCTCTGGCAAGGCACCCCTCAGATCATGCTCCATTGAAGATTTCATTTGTGTCTCGTCTGGATGCCAAGCCATGCCCATTCCGATTTTTAAAT GATGTTGCTAGATCCCCATTGCAAATCTTATGCACCAAACTAGTGGCAACTAGAGGAGCGATACGAGAATGGAACAAGAACTCCTTTGGGAATGTGTTTGAGGCTGTATGTATGGCGGAGGAGGAA TTTTGGAGCCAAAAGGCTCGGGTGAAGTGGCTGCGGTACGGGGATAGCAACTCAAAGTACTTTCATGCAACGGTACAGCAGCGGAGGGTGCAAGGGGCGATTCATCGCGTGCGGAACATGAACGGGGATTGGGTTGAGAACGATGAGGGAATTGCAAATGCAGCCATCAGCTATTTCTCAAAtttgttttcaaagttggataGCGCAGATTCGGGGATGCTGCATCTTATTCCAAGTCTTATTACAAGGGAGGACAATATGGCCTTGGAGGAGTATCCTTCGATGGAGGAGGTAAAACGGGCAGTTTTCGGGATGGATGGGACAGCACAGCGGACCCAGATGGGTTTACTG ACAGGTTTTATTAAGGGTCGAAGTATCACGGAGAATTTTCTACTTGTCCAAGAGATTATTATGGGTATTAGAAAAAAGGCTAGAGGGGGCAATGTTGCGTTAAAATTGGATATGTCAAAGGCTTATGATCGGGTTGGTAGGATTTTTCTGGTTAATGTCTTGC TAGAGGTTTGCGTCAAGGAGACTCCCCTTTCTCCTGCGCTGTTTATAATTGGGGCTGAGGTTCTGTCACGAGGCCTTAATAGCCTTGTCACACAGCTTGGATTTTGGGGGTTCAAAATTCCAAGGGGATGTGCGCAGGTTACTTATCTAGCATTTGTAGATGATGTGATAATTTTTGCCAATGGTTCCTCCGAGGCTTTAAAGCTAATTATGCATATGTTAGCCATATATCAAAGAGCTTCTGGGCAACTGATTAATACCCAGAAGTGTGGATACCTCATGTATTTCTCCATGCCACCAGCTCGCCGAAGGGTGGTGGAGTGTTTGACTGGCTTTTCGAGACAACACTTCCCGGTTAGGTATCTAGGGTTTCCTTTGTACTTTGGCAGAAGCAAGTCCACGCATTACGAGGAAGTGTGTCAAGCTATACTAGGAAGAGTCCTCTCCTGGAAGTCGAAGTTCCTCTCCCCTGGGGGGAGGATAGTCCTCATTAAGCATGTGCTGTCACCGATCCCAATACATCTCTTGTCTGCCGCTGTGATGccaatgtga